A genomic segment from Nicotiana tabacum cultivar K326 chromosome 9, ASM71507v2, whole genome shotgun sequence encodes:
- the LOC107770247 gene encoding uncharacterized protein LOC107770247 isoform X1 gives MEGLLALAWKFGLQCLLHFQKSRGSSGRRRHTVSLCQSMEVETLINRSISILVVDDDVVCLSIVAMILKKCKYQVVTVKHPMDALSILRIKGGSFDLVVVDVHMPDMNGFELQQVITNEFELPVVLMSADDKEGTILKGLDGGAAFFLVKPISVDDLRDLWQYALLQKKKGKRVVLEEIDCLEKSSNCNKKSLHEVGESVSSINENCYQHIKKEKSKRKSARTQRNADKDNSGNSAAPFKKAKVVWTNSLHNKFLEAIRDIGFDKAVPKKILDQMKVPGLTRENVASHLQKYRIFLERVSDACCRIQAADTSLGMLSQEKFGLQKQFSENTTNPRSLIHTANNGSSSFRTQQTRQTIPSGYEQAQLFLNEDNLGNITHSNENPLYKANQLPSTMKAKNYQTGSSAYEDISSQLMNGTTSTQVRRMLSGNPANRLSGRNLLALGTNGITMHATLNGNLNFLRDGFADDQCGTNFTQNNDADEASTLFTGHMNVIGKSQHDSEQCLAQEASSSDGFDGEKQCSAILSDHIDEETYMQLPSFVNGVCRGQEVDAMLDPVCNFSEFHNTNATQQSRGIGDLSVSFVNQGNVLPHQQQDHIGHTEPAEDGMSQLHNVFSYPTEQCKDEEFLELVLASSPYEDDQNPDGL, from the exons ATGGAGGGATTACTGGCTTTAGCTTGGAAGTTTGGTTTGCAATGTCTATTGCACTTTCAGAAGTCCAGGGGGAGCTCTGGGCGGAGACGACATAC AGTCAGCCTTTGCCAATCAATGGAAGTTGAGACACTCATAAACAGGTCAATCAGCATTTTggttgtggatgatgatgtcgTTTGTCTTTCCATTGTTGCTATGATACTCAAGAAATGtaaataccaag TTGTGACTGTCAAACATCCAATGGATGCTTTGTCTATACTTCGGATCAAAGGTGGCTCTTTTGATCTCGTTGTCGTCGATGTGCACATGCCTGATATGAATGGCTTTGAACTTCAACAAGTGATAACCAACGAATTTGAGCTACCTGTTGTTT TGATGTCAGCTGATGACAAAGAAGGTACGATCCTGAAAGGACTAGACGGTGGGGCTGCATTTTTCCTTGTTAAGCCTATATCAGTAGATGATCTAAGAGATCTATGGCAGTACGCACTGTTGCAGAAGAAGAAAGGTAAAAGAGTTGTTCTTGAGGAAATCGATTGTTTGGAGAAAAGTTCCAATTGCAATAAGAAAAGCCTTCATGAAGTCGGGGAGTCTGTATCATCTATCAATGAAAATTGCTATCAACATATCAAGAAGGAAAAATCTAAGAGGAAATCTGCAAGAACACAGAGGAATGCTGATAAAGATAACAGTGGTAATTCTGCTGCACCATTTAAAAAGGCTAAGGTTGTGTGGACAAATTCACTACACAACAAGTTCTTGGAAGCCATCAGAGACATTGGATTTGACA AAGCTGTGCCAAAAAAGATTCTTGATCAAATGAAAGTCCCTGGATTAACTAGAGAAAATGTCGCCAGCCATTTGCAG AAATATCGTATTTTCTTGGAACGAGTCTCTGATGCATGCTGTAGAATACAAGCTGCTGACACAAGCTTAGGAATGCTCAGTCAGGAAAAATTTGGACTGCAGAAACAGTTCTCTGAAAACACCACTAACCCCCGGTCATTGATTCACACTGCAAACAATGGCAGTTCGTCTTTCAGAACCCAGCAAACAAGACAAACTATACCGTCAGGATATGAACAAGCACAGTTGTTTCTCAATGAAGATAATTTGGGTAATATAACACATAGCAATGAGAATCCACTGTATAAGGCTAATCAGTTGCCTAGCACAATGAAAGCAAAAAACTATCAAACGGGATCATCGGCttatgaagatatttcatctcaGCTCATGAATGGTACTACTTCAACTCAAGTTCGTAGAATGCTTTCTGGAAATCCTGCCAATAGGTTATCTGGTAGGAACTTACTAGCATTAGGGACCAATGGTATCACAATGCACGCTACCCTTAACGGAAATTTGAACTTTCTTCGTGATGGCTTTGCTGATGACCAATGTGGTACCAATTTCACCCAAAATAACGATGCTGATGAGGCATCTACTCTTTTTACTGGTCACATGAACGTCATTGGTAAAAGTCAACATGACTCTGAACAATGTTTGGCTCAAGAGGCATCTTCTTCGGATGGATTTGATGGAGAAAAGCAATGCTCCGCCATATTGTCTGATCATATTGATGAAGAAACTTATATGCAACTGCCATCATTTGTTAACGGTGTTTGCAGGGGGCAAGAAGTCGATGCTATGCTCGATCCGGTTTGTAACTTCTCTGAGTTTCACAACACTAATGCTACGCAGCAATCACGAGGCATTGGTGATCTTAGTGTTTCTTTCGTGAATCAAGGGAACGTTCTACCTCATCAG CAACAAGACCACATAGGTCATACCGAACCTGCGGAGGATGGCATGTCTCAGCTTCATAATGTCTTCTCATATCCTACTGAG CAATGTAAAGATGAAGAGTTTTTGGAGCTGGTACTTGCTTCAAGCCCTTATGAAGATGATCAAAACCCAGACGGACTTTAA
- the LOC107770247 gene encoding uncharacterized protein LOC107770247 isoform X3 codes for MEGLLALAWKFGLQCLLHFQKSRGSSGRRRHTSISILVVDDDVVCLSIVAMILKKCKYQVVTVKHPMDALSILRIKGGSFDLVVVDVHMPDMNGFELQQVITNEFELPVVLMSADDKEGTILKGLDGGAAFFLVKPISVDDLRDLWQYALLQKKKGKRVVLEEIDCLEKSSNCNKKSLHEVGESVSSINENCYQHIKKEKSKRKSARTQRNADKDNSGNSAAPFKKAKVVWTNSLHNKFLEAIRDIGFDKAVPKKILDQMKVPGLTRENVASHLQKYRIFLERVSDACCRIQAADTSLGMLSQEKFGLQKQFSENTTNPRSLIHTANNGSSSFRTQQTRQTIPSGYEQAQLFLNEDNLGNITHSNENPLYKANQLPSTMKAKNYQTGSSAYEDISSQLMNGTTSTQVRRMLSGNPANRLSGRNLLALGTNGITMHATLNGNLNFLRDGFADDQCGTNFTQNNDADEASTLFTGHMNVIGKSQHDSEQCLAQEASSSDGFDGEKQCSAILSDHIDEETYMQLPSFVNGVCRGQEVDAMLDPVCNFSEFHNTNATQQSRGIGDLSVSFVNQGNVLPHQQQDHIGHTEPAEDGMSQLHNVFSYPTEQCKDEEFLELVLASSPYEDDQNPDGL; via the exons ATGGAGGGATTACTGGCTTTAGCTTGGAAGTTTGGTTTGCAATGTCTATTGCACTTTCAGAAGTCCAGGGGGAGCTCTGGGCGGAGACGACATAC GTCAATCAGCATTTTggttgtggatgatgatgtcgTTTGTCTTTCCATTGTTGCTATGATACTCAAGAAATGtaaataccaag TTGTGACTGTCAAACATCCAATGGATGCTTTGTCTATACTTCGGATCAAAGGTGGCTCTTTTGATCTCGTTGTCGTCGATGTGCACATGCCTGATATGAATGGCTTTGAACTTCAACAAGTGATAACCAACGAATTTGAGCTACCTGTTGTTT TGATGTCAGCTGATGACAAAGAAGGTACGATCCTGAAAGGACTAGACGGTGGGGCTGCATTTTTCCTTGTTAAGCCTATATCAGTAGATGATCTAAGAGATCTATGGCAGTACGCACTGTTGCAGAAGAAGAAAGGTAAAAGAGTTGTTCTTGAGGAAATCGATTGTTTGGAGAAAAGTTCCAATTGCAATAAGAAAAGCCTTCATGAAGTCGGGGAGTCTGTATCATCTATCAATGAAAATTGCTATCAACATATCAAGAAGGAAAAATCTAAGAGGAAATCTGCAAGAACACAGAGGAATGCTGATAAAGATAACAGTGGTAATTCTGCTGCACCATTTAAAAAGGCTAAGGTTGTGTGGACAAATTCACTACACAACAAGTTCTTGGAAGCCATCAGAGACATTGGATTTGACA AAGCTGTGCCAAAAAAGATTCTTGATCAAATGAAAGTCCCTGGATTAACTAGAGAAAATGTCGCCAGCCATTTGCAG AAATATCGTATTTTCTTGGAACGAGTCTCTGATGCATGCTGTAGAATACAAGCTGCTGACACAAGCTTAGGAATGCTCAGTCAGGAAAAATTTGGACTGCAGAAACAGTTCTCTGAAAACACCACTAACCCCCGGTCATTGATTCACACTGCAAACAATGGCAGTTCGTCTTTCAGAACCCAGCAAACAAGACAAACTATACCGTCAGGATATGAACAAGCACAGTTGTTTCTCAATGAAGATAATTTGGGTAATATAACACATAGCAATGAGAATCCACTGTATAAGGCTAATCAGTTGCCTAGCACAATGAAAGCAAAAAACTATCAAACGGGATCATCGGCttatgaagatatttcatctcaGCTCATGAATGGTACTACTTCAACTCAAGTTCGTAGAATGCTTTCTGGAAATCCTGCCAATAGGTTATCTGGTAGGAACTTACTAGCATTAGGGACCAATGGTATCACAATGCACGCTACCCTTAACGGAAATTTGAACTTTCTTCGTGATGGCTTTGCTGATGACCAATGTGGTACCAATTTCACCCAAAATAACGATGCTGATGAGGCATCTACTCTTTTTACTGGTCACATGAACGTCATTGGTAAAAGTCAACATGACTCTGAACAATGTTTGGCTCAAGAGGCATCTTCTTCGGATGGATTTGATGGAGAAAAGCAATGCTCCGCCATATTGTCTGATCATATTGATGAAGAAACTTATATGCAACTGCCATCATTTGTTAACGGTGTTTGCAGGGGGCAAGAAGTCGATGCTATGCTCGATCCGGTTTGTAACTTCTCTGAGTTTCACAACACTAATGCTACGCAGCAATCACGAGGCATTGGTGATCTTAGTGTTTCTTTCGTGAATCAAGGGAACGTTCTACCTCATCAG CAACAAGACCACATAGGTCATACCGAACCTGCGGAGGATGGCATGTCTCAGCTTCATAATGTCTTCTCATATCCTACTGAG CAATGTAAAGATGAAGAGTTTTTGGAGCTGGTACTTGCTTCAAGCCCTTATGAAGATGATCAAAACCCAGACGGACTTTAA
- the LOC107770247 gene encoding uncharacterized protein LOC107770247 isoform X2, translated as MSIALSEVQGELWAETTYYNLCHRVSLCQSMEVETLINRSISILVVDDDVVCLSIVAMILKKCKYQVVTVKHPMDALSILRIKGGSFDLVVVDVHMPDMNGFELQQVITNEFELPVVLMSADDKEGTILKGLDGGAAFFLVKPISVDDLRDLWQYALLQKKKGKRVVLEEIDCLEKSSNCNKKSLHEVGESVSSINENCYQHIKKEKSKRKSARTQRNADKDNSGNSAAPFKKAKVVWTNSLHNKFLEAIRDIGFDKAVPKKILDQMKVPGLTRENVASHLQKYRIFLERVSDACCRIQAADTSLGMLSQEKFGLQKQFSENTTNPRSLIHTANNGSSSFRTQQTRQTIPSGYEQAQLFLNEDNLGNITHSNENPLYKANQLPSTMKAKNYQTGSSAYEDISSQLMNGTTSTQVRRMLSGNPANRLSGRNLLALGTNGITMHATLNGNLNFLRDGFADDQCGTNFTQNNDADEASTLFTGHMNVIGKSQHDSEQCLAQEASSSDGFDGEKQCSAILSDHIDEETYMQLPSFVNGVCRGQEVDAMLDPVCNFSEFHNTNATQQSRGIGDLSVSFVNQGNVLPHQQQDHIGHTEPAEDGMSQLHNVFSYPTEQCKDEEFLELVLASSPYEDDQNPDGL; from the exons ATGTCTATTGCACTTTCAGAAGTCCAGGGGGAGCTCTGGGCGGAGACGACATAC TACAATCTTTGCCACAGAGTCAGCCTTTGCCAATCAATGGAAGTTGAGACACTCATAAACAGGTCAATCAGCATTTTggttgtggatgatgatgtcgTTTGTCTTTCCATTGTTGCTATGATACTCAAGAAATGtaaataccaag TTGTGACTGTCAAACATCCAATGGATGCTTTGTCTATACTTCGGATCAAAGGTGGCTCTTTTGATCTCGTTGTCGTCGATGTGCACATGCCTGATATGAATGGCTTTGAACTTCAACAAGTGATAACCAACGAATTTGAGCTACCTGTTGTTT TGATGTCAGCTGATGACAAAGAAGGTACGATCCTGAAAGGACTAGACGGTGGGGCTGCATTTTTCCTTGTTAAGCCTATATCAGTAGATGATCTAAGAGATCTATGGCAGTACGCACTGTTGCAGAAGAAGAAAGGTAAAAGAGTTGTTCTTGAGGAAATCGATTGTTTGGAGAAAAGTTCCAATTGCAATAAGAAAAGCCTTCATGAAGTCGGGGAGTCTGTATCATCTATCAATGAAAATTGCTATCAACATATCAAGAAGGAAAAATCTAAGAGGAAATCTGCAAGAACACAGAGGAATGCTGATAAAGATAACAGTGGTAATTCTGCTGCACCATTTAAAAAGGCTAAGGTTGTGTGGACAAATTCACTACACAACAAGTTCTTGGAAGCCATCAGAGACATTGGATTTGACA AAGCTGTGCCAAAAAAGATTCTTGATCAAATGAAAGTCCCTGGATTAACTAGAGAAAATGTCGCCAGCCATTTGCAG AAATATCGTATTTTCTTGGAACGAGTCTCTGATGCATGCTGTAGAATACAAGCTGCTGACACAAGCTTAGGAATGCTCAGTCAGGAAAAATTTGGACTGCAGAAACAGTTCTCTGAAAACACCACTAACCCCCGGTCATTGATTCACACTGCAAACAATGGCAGTTCGTCTTTCAGAACCCAGCAAACAAGACAAACTATACCGTCAGGATATGAACAAGCACAGTTGTTTCTCAATGAAGATAATTTGGGTAATATAACACATAGCAATGAGAATCCACTGTATAAGGCTAATCAGTTGCCTAGCACAATGAAAGCAAAAAACTATCAAACGGGATCATCGGCttatgaagatatttcatctcaGCTCATGAATGGTACTACTTCAACTCAAGTTCGTAGAATGCTTTCTGGAAATCCTGCCAATAGGTTATCTGGTAGGAACTTACTAGCATTAGGGACCAATGGTATCACAATGCACGCTACCCTTAACGGAAATTTGAACTTTCTTCGTGATGGCTTTGCTGATGACCAATGTGGTACCAATTTCACCCAAAATAACGATGCTGATGAGGCATCTACTCTTTTTACTGGTCACATGAACGTCATTGGTAAAAGTCAACATGACTCTGAACAATGTTTGGCTCAAGAGGCATCTTCTTCGGATGGATTTGATGGAGAAAAGCAATGCTCCGCCATATTGTCTGATCATATTGATGAAGAAACTTATATGCAACTGCCATCATTTGTTAACGGTGTTTGCAGGGGGCAAGAAGTCGATGCTATGCTCGATCCGGTTTGTAACTTCTCTGAGTTTCACAACACTAATGCTACGCAGCAATCACGAGGCATTGGTGATCTTAGTGTTTCTTTCGTGAATCAAGGGAACGTTCTACCTCATCAG CAACAAGACCACATAGGTCATACCGAACCTGCGGAGGATGGCATGTCTCAGCTTCATAATGTCTTCTCATATCCTACTGAG CAATGTAAAGATGAAGAGTTTTTGGAGCTGGTACTTGCTTCAAGCCCTTATGAAGATGATCAAAACCCAGACGGACTTTAA
- the LOC107770247 gene encoding uncharacterized protein LOC107770247 isoform X4 — translation MEVETLINRSISILVVDDDVVCLSIVAMILKKCKYQVVTVKHPMDALSILRIKGGSFDLVVVDVHMPDMNGFELQQVITNEFELPVVLMSADDKEGTILKGLDGGAAFFLVKPISVDDLRDLWQYALLQKKKGKRVVLEEIDCLEKSSNCNKKSLHEVGESVSSINENCYQHIKKEKSKRKSARTQRNADKDNSGNSAAPFKKAKVVWTNSLHNKFLEAIRDIGFDKAVPKKILDQMKVPGLTRENVASHLQKYRIFLERVSDACCRIQAADTSLGMLSQEKFGLQKQFSENTTNPRSLIHTANNGSSSFRTQQTRQTIPSGYEQAQLFLNEDNLGNITHSNENPLYKANQLPSTMKAKNYQTGSSAYEDISSQLMNGTTSTQVRRMLSGNPANRLSGRNLLALGTNGITMHATLNGNLNFLRDGFADDQCGTNFTQNNDADEASTLFTGHMNVIGKSQHDSEQCLAQEASSSDGFDGEKQCSAILSDHIDEETYMQLPSFVNGVCRGQEVDAMLDPVCNFSEFHNTNATQQSRGIGDLSVSFVNQGNVLPHQQQDHIGHTEPAEDGMSQLHNVFSYPTEQCKDEEFLELVLASSPYEDDQNPDGL, via the exons ATGGAAGTTGAGACACTCATAAACAGGTCAATCAGCATTTTggttgtggatgatgatgtcgTTTGTCTTTCCATTGTTGCTATGATACTCAAGAAATGtaaataccaag TTGTGACTGTCAAACATCCAATGGATGCTTTGTCTATACTTCGGATCAAAGGTGGCTCTTTTGATCTCGTTGTCGTCGATGTGCACATGCCTGATATGAATGGCTTTGAACTTCAACAAGTGATAACCAACGAATTTGAGCTACCTGTTGTTT TGATGTCAGCTGATGACAAAGAAGGTACGATCCTGAAAGGACTAGACGGTGGGGCTGCATTTTTCCTTGTTAAGCCTATATCAGTAGATGATCTAAGAGATCTATGGCAGTACGCACTGTTGCAGAAGAAGAAAGGTAAAAGAGTTGTTCTTGAGGAAATCGATTGTTTGGAGAAAAGTTCCAATTGCAATAAGAAAAGCCTTCATGAAGTCGGGGAGTCTGTATCATCTATCAATGAAAATTGCTATCAACATATCAAGAAGGAAAAATCTAAGAGGAAATCTGCAAGAACACAGAGGAATGCTGATAAAGATAACAGTGGTAATTCTGCTGCACCATTTAAAAAGGCTAAGGTTGTGTGGACAAATTCACTACACAACAAGTTCTTGGAAGCCATCAGAGACATTGGATTTGACA AAGCTGTGCCAAAAAAGATTCTTGATCAAATGAAAGTCCCTGGATTAACTAGAGAAAATGTCGCCAGCCATTTGCAG AAATATCGTATTTTCTTGGAACGAGTCTCTGATGCATGCTGTAGAATACAAGCTGCTGACACAAGCTTAGGAATGCTCAGTCAGGAAAAATTTGGACTGCAGAAACAGTTCTCTGAAAACACCACTAACCCCCGGTCATTGATTCACACTGCAAACAATGGCAGTTCGTCTTTCAGAACCCAGCAAACAAGACAAACTATACCGTCAGGATATGAACAAGCACAGTTGTTTCTCAATGAAGATAATTTGGGTAATATAACACATAGCAATGAGAATCCACTGTATAAGGCTAATCAGTTGCCTAGCACAATGAAAGCAAAAAACTATCAAACGGGATCATCGGCttatgaagatatttcatctcaGCTCATGAATGGTACTACTTCAACTCAAGTTCGTAGAATGCTTTCTGGAAATCCTGCCAATAGGTTATCTGGTAGGAACTTACTAGCATTAGGGACCAATGGTATCACAATGCACGCTACCCTTAACGGAAATTTGAACTTTCTTCGTGATGGCTTTGCTGATGACCAATGTGGTACCAATTTCACCCAAAATAACGATGCTGATGAGGCATCTACTCTTTTTACTGGTCACATGAACGTCATTGGTAAAAGTCAACATGACTCTGAACAATGTTTGGCTCAAGAGGCATCTTCTTCGGATGGATTTGATGGAGAAAAGCAATGCTCCGCCATATTGTCTGATCATATTGATGAAGAAACTTATATGCAACTGCCATCATTTGTTAACGGTGTTTGCAGGGGGCAAGAAGTCGATGCTATGCTCGATCCGGTTTGTAACTTCTCTGAGTTTCACAACACTAATGCTACGCAGCAATCACGAGGCATTGGTGATCTTAGTGTTTCTTTCGTGAATCAAGGGAACGTTCTACCTCATCAG CAACAAGACCACATAGGTCATACCGAACCTGCGGAGGATGGCATGTCTCAGCTTCATAATGTCTTCTCATATCCTACTGAG CAATGTAAAGATGAAGAGTTTTTGGAGCTGGTACTTGCTTCAAGCCCTTATGAAGATGATCAAAACCCAGACGGACTTTAA
- the LOC107770247 gene encoding uncharacterized protein LOC107770247 isoform X5, whose translation MDALSILRIKGGSFDLVVVDVHMPDMNGFELQQVITNEFELPVVLMSADDKEGTILKGLDGGAAFFLVKPISVDDLRDLWQYALLQKKKGKRVVLEEIDCLEKSSNCNKKSLHEVGESVSSINENCYQHIKKEKSKRKSARTQRNADKDNSGNSAAPFKKAKVVWTNSLHNKFLEAIRDIGFDKAVPKKILDQMKVPGLTRENVASHLQKYRIFLERVSDACCRIQAADTSLGMLSQEKFGLQKQFSENTTNPRSLIHTANNGSSSFRTQQTRQTIPSGYEQAQLFLNEDNLGNITHSNENPLYKANQLPSTMKAKNYQTGSSAYEDISSQLMNGTTSTQVRRMLSGNPANRLSGRNLLALGTNGITMHATLNGNLNFLRDGFADDQCGTNFTQNNDADEASTLFTGHMNVIGKSQHDSEQCLAQEASSSDGFDGEKQCSAILSDHIDEETYMQLPSFVNGVCRGQEVDAMLDPVCNFSEFHNTNATQQSRGIGDLSVSFVNQGNVLPHQQQDHIGHTEPAEDGMSQLHNVFSYPTEQCKDEEFLELVLASSPYEDDQNPDGL comes from the exons ATGGATGCTTTGTCTATACTTCGGATCAAAGGTGGCTCTTTTGATCTCGTTGTCGTCGATGTGCACATGCCTGATATGAATGGCTTTGAACTTCAACAAGTGATAACCAACGAATTTGAGCTACCTGTTGTTT TGATGTCAGCTGATGACAAAGAAGGTACGATCCTGAAAGGACTAGACGGTGGGGCTGCATTTTTCCTTGTTAAGCCTATATCAGTAGATGATCTAAGAGATCTATGGCAGTACGCACTGTTGCAGAAGAAGAAAGGTAAAAGAGTTGTTCTTGAGGAAATCGATTGTTTGGAGAAAAGTTCCAATTGCAATAAGAAAAGCCTTCATGAAGTCGGGGAGTCTGTATCATCTATCAATGAAAATTGCTATCAACATATCAAGAAGGAAAAATCTAAGAGGAAATCTGCAAGAACACAGAGGAATGCTGATAAAGATAACAGTGGTAATTCTGCTGCACCATTTAAAAAGGCTAAGGTTGTGTGGACAAATTCACTACACAACAAGTTCTTGGAAGCCATCAGAGACATTGGATTTGACA AAGCTGTGCCAAAAAAGATTCTTGATCAAATGAAAGTCCCTGGATTAACTAGAGAAAATGTCGCCAGCCATTTGCAG AAATATCGTATTTTCTTGGAACGAGTCTCTGATGCATGCTGTAGAATACAAGCTGCTGACACAAGCTTAGGAATGCTCAGTCAGGAAAAATTTGGACTGCAGAAACAGTTCTCTGAAAACACCACTAACCCCCGGTCATTGATTCACACTGCAAACAATGGCAGTTCGTCTTTCAGAACCCAGCAAACAAGACAAACTATACCGTCAGGATATGAACAAGCACAGTTGTTTCTCAATGAAGATAATTTGGGTAATATAACACATAGCAATGAGAATCCACTGTATAAGGCTAATCAGTTGCCTAGCACAATGAAAGCAAAAAACTATCAAACGGGATCATCGGCttatgaagatatttcatctcaGCTCATGAATGGTACTACTTCAACTCAAGTTCGTAGAATGCTTTCTGGAAATCCTGCCAATAGGTTATCTGGTAGGAACTTACTAGCATTAGGGACCAATGGTATCACAATGCACGCTACCCTTAACGGAAATTTGAACTTTCTTCGTGATGGCTTTGCTGATGACCAATGTGGTACCAATTTCACCCAAAATAACGATGCTGATGAGGCATCTACTCTTTTTACTGGTCACATGAACGTCATTGGTAAAAGTCAACATGACTCTGAACAATGTTTGGCTCAAGAGGCATCTTCTTCGGATGGATTTGATGGAGAAAAGCAATGCTCCGCCATATTGTCTGATCATATTGATGAAGAAACTTATATGCAACTGCCATCATTTGTTAACGGTGTTTGCAGGGGGCAAGAAGTCGATGCTATGCTCGATCCGGTTTGTAACTTCTCTGAGTTTCACAACACTAATGCTACGCAGCAATCACGAGGCATTGGTGATCTTAGTGTTTCTTTCGTGAATCAAGGGAACGTTCTACCTCATCAG CAACAAGACCACATAGGTCATACCGAACCTGCGGAGGATGGCATGTCTCAGCTTCATAATGTCTTCTCATATCCTACTGAG CAATGTAAAGATGAAGAGTTTTTGGAGCTGGTACTTGCTTCAAGCCCTTATGAAGATGATCAAAACCCAGACGGACTTTAA